From Paenarthrobacter sp. A20:
CTGAACTTCATCGGCGACGAAGGCCAGGACCGGATCATGGCGGCCTATGGGGAGCAGAACTATCGCCGGCTGTCCTTGGTGAAACGTGAGTTCGATCCTGACAACGTGTTCCGCGGCAACCAGAACATCCTGCCCGCGGAACGCTGATTCTCCTACGCTCCTTCCCAGTTGCCGTGAACAGCGCGGGCAGTGAAGCCCGTATTTCCGGGGCGCAGCACGGCGGTAGACGCCCCGATGGCCGGCAACTGGGAAGGATCGCCTGGGACTACACTTTGGCAATGGCCATCTACGTCGATCCGCCCCTGTGGCCAGCGCACGGGACCGTATTTTCGCACCTGGTTTCGGACACGTCGCTGGACGAGCTCCACGCGTTCGCAGCCGCCGCGGGGGTTCCGGAGCGAGCCTTCGACGGGGACCACTACGACGTTCCGGAACGCCGCTATGACGATCTCGTGCTCGCCGGTGCAATCCCGGTGGAGGCTCGGGTGCTGGTCCGAAAACTCATCGCCAGCGGCCTGCGGATTCCTGCGAGGGAGCGGAGTAAAGCCTTGACAGTTCCTCTGATGGAGCGTTGGAACAGTATCTTCCCCGGCCATGAGGAGCTGGGGCTTGAGCTGTTGGAGCGGTGGGGCGAGGACGGCAGGAAGTATCACAGCCGCACACATCTCCTGGCAGTTCTGGAAGCACTGGACGTCCTGACCGAACCGGCGCTGCCTGCGCGGACCGTCTCCTTGGCGGCGTGGTTCCACGATGCCGTTTATGAAGGTGTTGCCGGGAAGGATGAGGAGGACTCAGCCCTGCTGGCCGAGGACCGTCTCATGGCTGCCGGTTTGGCTCCCGCCGATGTGGCCGAGGTGGCGCGGCTGGTCCGGCTCACGTCCAGCCACTCCCCAGAGCCTGGCGACCACGCCGGGGCACTCCTCTGCGACGCCGACCTCTCCGTCCTCGGCGGCGACGAACAGGCCTACGCACGCTACCTGGCCGCCGTCCGGGAAGACTACGCCTACGTCAGCGACGACGACTTCGCGACCGGTCGCGCCGCCGTCGTACGCCATCTCCAAAGCCTTGACCCGCTGTTCCACGGCGAACGCGCCAAGGATCTGTGGCTGGACGCTGCCCGGCGCAACCTCGCCGGCGAAATGGCGTGAGCAGTCCGCCACCGGCTTGCAGCCGGGCTCTGTTGGTCACCCGCCAAGGCTATCGGCGCGTGTGGCTTCGGGCTAGCATGGAGGTGTGACCTCCTACCTCTTGAGCTCTTCCCGCCCTGGAATGCCCTTGGCCGTCCCCGACATTGAGCATGTTCTGGCTCTCCGGGGCATCGGCGGTTACCGTCAGTACCGCATCCCGGCGCTTGCCGTCAGCACGCGGGGCACCGTGTTGGCCGCCTACGACGGCCGGCCCAACTTGGACGATCTCCCCAATCCCATCGATCTCCTCCTGCGCCGCAGCTACGACAACGGGGTCACCTGGGAGTCGCAGCAGCTGGTCCGCGCAGGATCGGGACTCCACGGCTTCGGGGACCCGAGCCTGCTGGTGGACGCCGAAACCGGCCGCATCTTCATGTTCCATTCCGCCGGGACGCACGCGGGCTTCTTCGAGGCCGTCTCCGGTTTGGAGCCCGATGACGACGTCCAGCACGCAGATGTCAGCTTCTCCGACGACGACGGCGACACCTGGCAGCACCGTCGGCTCACCTCGCAGCTCAAAGTGCGCGGAGCAACAGGCCTTTTCGCCGCGGCGGGACAAGGAATCCAGATGCATGCCGGGCCGTACAGGGGACGGTTGGTGCAGCAGTTTGTGCTGTTAGTGGACGGCGACATCATGGCTGCATCTGCATTCAGCGACGACCATGGCGATACCTGGGCCCTGGGTGACCTGATTGGAGCGGGTCCCGCCGGGATAGGGCCCAACGAAAACAAAGTTGTGTGCTTGGACGATGGCCGGCTGCTCCTGCATTCACGGGCCACGCCCTGCAGATTGTCCGCCGAGTCCGAGGACGGCGGTCAGACGTGGAGCCCGCTGCAGGCTATTCCGGATTTGCCGGACCCCAGCGACAACGGTTCCTTGGCGCGCTTCGACGGTCTGCCAAGTGTTGCTGCCCTTGCCACGCCGGAGACTTCATCCTGGCTGCTCGCGAGCAACAACCACGACCCGCATCTGCGTCGCAACACCGTCCTAGGCCTCTCCCCCGACAACGGCGCCACCTGGCCCGCCAAGCTGTTGCTCTGCGGCGGCAGTTCGGCGTACTCGACGGTGACGCGGCTACCGGATGGGAACATCGGGGTTCTCTATGAAAGGCAGGGGTACCGGGAGATCGTGTTCGCATCGATCCCTGCCGAGCAGCTCACTAAGCAGCTTTCCGCTCCACCCCGGGCTGTTCCGGATGCTTCGGAACCGGCCGGCTTGGTCTTTGACATGGAGTTACGCTCTGTCACCCCAGGCAGGCCCGCGGTGTGGCAGAACGCCGGCGACTTCCACGTGATCCCCTCCAACAGCGACGGTGAATGGGATGTGCAGACCTGGAAGGAAATCGGCCAAGGCTACGCTGGGGACCAGGTTCTTGGCACGCGGGAGGCGCAGGACCTCAACTACGGCCCCATCGTCCCCGGCTACAAGGCCGGGGACATCCTTGCCTTCACCGGGCGAGTCCGCAATGTCGGCACCGGGACGGCTACCGGCGTCGTACTACTCGGACCGCACGACAACCCCGGTGACTTCCCACCCGCGGACCTGCCGCCCGGCGAGCACGTTCTCTACTTCACGCCGACGTACACCATCACGGCGTCGGACAACGGGCACAGCACGCTGGAACTCGCGTTCACTGCAGAGGCCGACGGCGGGACGGTGCGAAGGGATCGGACGTTCAGTCTCGATCTGCGCACCGGCGCGGTTTCTGCTTCTTAGCGGTAGGTGCTGACGAACGGCTGGCTGGTAGGGACAATCTGCTTGCCGAGCGGCATCAGCGACACCGGGATCAGCTTCAGGTTGGCGATCGCCAGCGGGATGCCAATGATGGTGATGGCCATTGCAACTGCGGTGACCACGTGACCGATAGCGATCCAGATGCCCGCCACCAGCAACCAGATAACGTTGCCGAGAAGCGCGAAGACACCTGTGCCGCCCGGCTTCTCAACCACCATCCGACCGAAGGGCCACAGGCAATATGCGCCAATCCGGAACGAAGCTATGCCCCACGGGATGGTCACGATGAGCACGCAGCAAATGATGCCGGCCGCGAAATAACCCAAGGCCAGCCAAAACCCACCGAAGACAAGCCAGATGACGTTAAGGATCGTTTTCATAGTCCCCATTCTCCCCTGCGGGCCCGACAAAAAGCGTAGGGGTCTGCCCTGATTCTTCCCTGACTCATCGCCGGGTTCGTACGCAGGGCTAGGCCAGGAGCGCGTCCAGCTTGTCGAACGAAGTGCCCCAGCCATCGCGGGTCATGTCTACCCACTCTTCCGATTCGAACGGACCCTGAGTGACGTTCATGCGTGTACGGCCGTTGAGGTCTTCGAATTCAAGGCGCATTTCTTCGAATTCGTGATCGGCGTCCGGAGCAGCTTTGGCTGTTGCGACCAAGAGGGCCGGCGTGTCCAACTCGGTGATCACGGCTTCAATGGGGGCCGACTGCTCGCCATTCTCGTCCGACCACACCATGACGACCTGCCAGATACCGCCCACCCGGGGCTCGACGATGATCTTGTCGCGGGGAGCGTCCACTTCCACGGGTCCGAACCACTGGGTGAGCTTGTCCGGCTCCATCCACGCTTCGAAAACCTTCTCACGGGGGGCGTCGAACTCGCGGCTCATGGTCAGGGTGAAGTGTTCCGTGCTCATGCTTGGCTCCTGGTTTCCGTGGTTCTCGATGCGTTTCAGCGGTGGACCTGCTGTTGGGAGCGATTCTAGGGGGTGCCAGTGACAAGTCCGATGCTCTCTCACCTAATCACCCGTTTTCATCAACCATCTCTCACCTGATCACCGCAGGGACGGCTGGAGGTGAGAGAGCGACCACCGAAAGCTAACGGAAGGTGAGAGAGGAACGGCCTTAAACCCGCGGAAGGTGAGAGAGGATCAGGCTTTGGCGGCGTGGACGAAGGCGCGGATTTTGGCCAGGTCCTTCACTCCGCGCGATGCCTCGACGCCAGAAGAAACGTCCACTCCCCAAGCTCCGGCAACAGCGGCAGCGAAGGCGACGTTGCCGGGTTCAAGTCCACCTGCCAGCAGCCACTCCCTGCCGTCGAGGCCCTTCTCCCGCACGGACGCGTAGTCCCAGGACTCCCCCGAACCCGGCACGGCGGCGTCGATCAGGAACACTTCCTCGCCCAGGTCAGCGAACTCGTCCCGGGCGGCTCCCATGGTGACTGCGCGGATGAGCCGCATCCCGGCGTCGTGCACGGTTTTGACGTCGTTGGCAGTCCGGTGACCATGGAGCTGTACCCACCCAAGCCCTGCGTCACGGGCGATGGCGACGGCATCAGCTGCGGCCTCGTGCCGGAAGACACCCACTGCCTGAACACCCGGCGGCACCAAGGGCAGCAGGATACGCACCTGTTCAGGGCTGACTTCACGGGGGCTGGTGGTGAGGACGAAGCCGACGGCGTCCGCACCGGCGTCGACGGCTTCCCGCACGGATTCGGGCGTGCTCAATCCGCACACTTTGACGAACATTCCCGTGCCTCCAGCCATACTCACAACGTTTTCCACATATGACGTTAGCAAGCCGCAATGCCAACGCAGAACCGGTGTCCACCACTAGGCTGGTCGGATGGAGATCATCCGCTTTGCCGACATCCATCCTGAACCATGGCGCAATGGGGGCGGGGTGACCCGTGAACTGGCCAGCCATCCGAAAGCCGCTTCGGCCCAGGACGGGGCATGGGATTGGCGCGTCAGCATCGCCGACGTCTCCAAAGCCGGAGAATTCTCCACCTTCCCGGGCATGGAGCGCGTGATCACCATCATCGAAGGCGAACTGCTGCTCCTCACTGTGGACGGAGCCGAGCACCCTCTGGAGAAGTACCGGCCGTTCCGGTTCTCGGGCGAGGCCGCATCGGGAGCCACCCTCCCTACTGGTGACATCCGGGATCTCAACGTCATTGCGCGCAAAGGCGCGTTCAAGGGCTACACCTCCATCGTGGAGATCTCCAAGAAGCGCGCACACCCGGTTTTCGAGGGCCAGCTTGCCATCCTGCTCGAGGGCAAAGCCACAGTTGCGCCGGGCGCCGCTGTGGAGGAAGAGTCCGACGGCGACGCCCCGGCACCCAGCGCGGCCGAACCCGTCGAGCTGTCACGGTACGACGCCGTAGTCGGCTCCGATACCCGGAGTCCGGAGATCTCGGGCCGCGGATTCATCGCTGTCATCTCGATCGACCACGTGGAGGCCCACGCCTGAGGTGGTGACGTTAACCACCAGAGGTGGCCACCCCGCGCGGGAGTTGCTAGCCTGAAATGAAGGTTCCGCTCTGGAACCTCCGGACGACGGTTCAGTACCCGGAATGCGACAAGACTGGCCAAAGGAAATGTCATGTCGTGGATAATTCTCATTCTTTCCGGAGCACTCGAGGCCGTCTGGGCCGCAGCGCTCCACCGGTCCAAGGGCTTCCGTAAACCCGTCCCCACAGTCGTTTTCCTGGTGTCGGTCGTCGCCAGCATGGCCGGACTCGCCATCGCGATGCAGTCCATCCCCACGGGCACGGCTTATGCAGTGTGGGTTGGCGTCGGTGTCGTACTGACCGCAACGTACGCGATGGTCACCAAGGTTGAACGTGCGACGACGGCCCGGCTGCTCCTGCTTGCTGGAATCGGCGCGTGTGTGGTCGGCCTGAAGGTGGTGGCATAGCCATGACTGCTAAGACAAAGAACACCGGCAACGGCATCTCCTGGGCAATCCTCTTGGCATCGGCACTGCTCGAAGCCGTGTGGGCCACCGCTTTGGGCCTCTCCAATGGTTTCACGCAGCTCATGCCCACCGTGGTCTTCACGATTACTGCGGTGTTGAGCATGCTCGGACTGGGCATCGCGGTCAAACGAATCCCCTTGGGAACTGCCTACGCGGTGTGGGTGGGCATCGGCGCAGCTCTCACTGTTGGCTGGGCCATGATCACGGGCGTGGAGTCCGCGAGCCCGCTGAAGCTGCTCTTCATCGCGGGAATCGTGGGCTGTGCTGCCGGTTTGAAGGCCTTGCCTGCCGATAAGTCCGTGGCCAAAGCCGAGTAGCGAACACCCCACCGCGGTCGCTGGTCCATTTCGATGGCCCGCTGCGCATGAGACGTCTCCTACCATCGAATGCGCAGCAAGCCGTCGAATTGGGGCAGGGCAACACCGCACACTTACTCCAAGTCGGGGGGCCCAGCAGGAATACCCACCGCGGCCACAGAGTTCACGCCAACAAAGGGCCCTCTGGAACACCTACGCGCATTGGAGAAGTTCATGACTGCAGTTCAACTCGGCGATGGCCTCAAGGTAAGCCCCCTCGGTTTCGGCGGGATGGCCCTGACCCCTGTCTACGGCGGCATCGATCCCCAGGAAGGGCTCAAAACGCTGAGGCACGCCGTGGATGCGGGCATCACGTTCATCGACACCGCCGATGTATACGGCGCCGGAAGCAACGAGGAACTCGTGGGCAAGCTCCTGAAAGAGCGCCGTGACGAAATCCAAGTGGCCACGAAATTCGGAATTGAGGGCAACCCCGCGGACGGGTACACGGGAGTCCGCGGGGATGCGCCCTACGTCAGGCAAGCGGCAGAAGCGAGCCTCCGCCGCCTGGACACTGACGTGATTGACCTCTACTACCTGCACCGCCGCGACCTCCGCGTTCCGATAGTGGAAACCGTGGAGGCCATGGCGGAGCTGGTCCGTGAGGGCAAGGTCCGGCACCTCGGACTGTCCGAAGTGACAGCCGAGGAGCTCAGGCAGGCCAACGCCGTCCATCCCATTGCCGCAGTCCAGAGTGAATGGTCAATCTGGAGCAGGGATGTTGAGCTCAACGTTGTTCCTGCAGCCAAGGAACTTGGCGTTGGGTTCGTGCCGTATTCGCCGCTGGGCCGAGGGTTCCTCACGGGAACCGTCAGCGCGGGTGACCTCGGCGAGAATGACTTCCGCCATAAGATCCCCCGTTTTGGCGACGAGGCACTTGATGCAAACCAGGCCGTCGTGGCCGCGGTTCGCGAGGTAGCCAGCGGGCTGGATGCAACTCCTGCCCAGGTAGCCCTGGCTTGGCTGTTCACCCAAGGTCAGCGCCTCGGGATTTCCGTGGTTCCCATCCCCGGCACGCGCAAAACGCACCGGATCGACGAGAACCTGGGGGCACTGTCCCTGCAACTGGGGACAGCACAACGTGAGGTGCTCGACCAAGCCGCGGCCGCCGTCGTGGGTTCACGCTCGGCCGACCCCAACTGGGTATCGCAGGGCCGCGAAGGCAACCCGGCAACTGCATAGACTGACACGATGGATTCGCTTATTCACTCATTGCGTGACGTCACTATCCGCAGCATTTCGGTCAGCGAGATGAACAACAACGTCTACCTGTTGACCTCAAAGTCCACAGGTGGGCAGCTGCTGATCGACGCAGCAGACGACCTCCCGGCTATTCAGCAAATGCTGGAAGACAGTGCTGCCGATTCGTCGGCCCCCACCAAACTGGTCAGGATCGCCACCACTCACCAGCACTGGGACCACGTCCGGGCCCTGCCGGAATTGGTCGCCGTTACCGGCGCGACCACCTCAGCCGGAGCGGACGACGCCGATGCGTTGCCGGTTCCAGTGGACGTCCGGCTTAGTCATGGCGACGTTGAGCGCTTTGACGACTTCGAGATCTCAGCAGTCCACTTGCGTGGACACACCCCGGGCTCGATCGCTTTCGTGTACCAGGATCCAGACGGGCCTGCCCACATTTTCAGTGGAGACTCGCTGTTTCCGGGAGGCGTCGGCAACACACAGAAAGATCCTGCACGCTTCACTTCACTGTTGAACGACGTGTCGGAACGACTGTTCGACGCCTATCCGGACGAAACCGTGGTGCACCCTGGCCATGGATTGCCCACGACCCTTGGCGCCGAGCGGCCACACCTTGAGGAGTGGCGCGCCCGAGGCTGGTGAGTCGTTAGCGGCCGCGACGCTCGTTGGAAGCGGGAGCCGATGCACGACGCGGGCCACTGCGGGCCGGACGACCTGCGCCGGAGCCACCGCGACCGGAGTTGCCGGAGGCACCCGAACCGTAGGATCCACCGGACGTAGCGCCCGTGGCGGAAGACCATACGGCCTTGTTTCCACCGGTGCGGGTGCTCGTGGTGGATGCCGTGCGCGGAGCCGAAGCTGAGCGCTGGCCGGTAGCCGGACGACCGCTGCGGCCGTTCTGCCCCTGCGAGCCGGGAACGTCGTTGCGGTGCGTGGAAGCTGCCTTGCCGCGACCACGTGAGCTGCGGGCGACGTCGTCGTTCGCTGCTGCGCGGCGATCGGCACGGTTGGTGTCCGTACGAACCGGCTCAGCCCCAACCTTGCCGCGTCCGCCGCGACCGCCACGGCCACCCGCGGTGGGAGCAGCCTGCGTGGAACGGCGTGCGCGCTTGCGCTGGGCGTTGGCGCCGGTGGACGTGCCGCCACCCTGCGGGGCTTTCGCCGCGAGGAGAGCTGCACGGGTGCGGGGGTCAACCTTGTCCGCGATGTCGCCCACCAGGTCAGCAACCAACGGGGAGTTGGCGGTCACGCGTTCAAACGAAACGTCAACGCCGGCAGCCTTCATGAGCTTCTTGACGTCGCTCTGCTGCTCGGGGAGCGTCAGGGTGACCACGGTGCCATCGGAACCTGCGCGGGCCGTACGGCCTGAGCGGTGCAGGTACGCCTTGTGCTCTGTGGGCGGGTCCACGTGGATAACGAGTTCGACGTCGTCAACGTGCACGCCGCGGGCTGCGACGTCGGTGGCCACCAGGACGCGGACGTCACCGTTGGAGAACTCGGCAAGGTTACGGTCGCGGGCGTTCTGCGACAGGTTGCCGTGGAGGTCGACGGCGGGGATGCCGGCGTCGGTCAGGGTCTTGGCAAGCTTGCGGGCGTGGTGCTTGGTCCGCATGAAGAGGACGCGGCGGCCGGCGCCGGAGGCCAGTTCGACGATGAGCTGCTTCTTGACGGTCTGGTCGTTGACCACCAGGACGTGGTGCTCCATGGTGGTGACAGCGGCCTGGGGATCGTCCACGGAGTGCGTCAGCGGGTTGGACAGGTAACGGTTGACCAGCTTGTCAACACCGTTGTCCAGCGTTGCGGAGAAGAGCAGGCGCTGACCCTGGGTGGGGGTCATGTCCATAAGCTTCTTGACGACCGGGAGGAAGCCGAGGTCGGCCATGTGGTCGGCCTCGTCCAGCACGGTGACCTCAACGGCTTCGAGGGTCAGGATGCGCTGGCGGATCAGGTCTTCGAGGCGGCCCGGGCAGGCGATGACGATGTCGACGCCGGCGCGCAGCGCCTTTTCCTGGCGTGCCTGGGAGATGCCACCGTAGATGACCGTGGTGTTCAGGCCCATGGCCTTGGCCAGCGGTTCAATGGTGGCGTTGATCTGGGTTGCCAGTTCACGGGTCGGTGCAAGGACCAGGCCCATGGGGCGGCCCGGCTTGCGGAAGTGCTTTGCTTCGCGCTCGGCCAAGCGGGCCACGAGCGGGATGGCGAAAGCAATGGTCTTACCGGAGCCGGTGCGGCCACGGCCCAGGACGTCGCGGCCTGCGAGGGTGTCCGGGAGGGTCTTCACCTGGATGGGGAATGCCTCTTCGATGCCATCTGCGGCGAGGGATTCAGCAATGGGCTTGGGCGTGCCAAGGGCAGCAAAAGTAGTCATAAACTTCATGTCTTTCGGGCGGTGTCCAAGTGCGGACATCGGCCCCCGACGCCGGTTGGGCCAGGGGTTCGCCGAGGAAAAGTCAGGTGATCTACCGGTTCGCTGCAACAGCGGTGGCCGGGACCAAATAGAACGCGTTCATCGACGCAGGATGTGCCTCTCACATGAAAAATGCCCCGTCGCGCAGCCTTTCAGGCCACCTGCTTCAGGGCGTCACCGCACATCAAGTGTTCCTAGCTTAGCAGTGTTTCCACGATGGACCCTCATCGGGGCAGCTCGGGGCCCTTCTTGTGGGGCCCGCTTTGCGCCCTTCCGGGCTCGCGAAGCGCGCAGAGCAGGCCCCACAACGGGTCAGGAGTGGCGCGTGAGCTCGGGTTCAGCGCTCGAGGCGTCGGATTCGGATGCGGCAGCCCGGGCGGCGACGCGCGGCGCAATCAGAACCCCGACGACGGCGATCACCGCCGTCAGCGCGAAGACCCCCGCAAACGAGTTCGTCGTCGTAAATGCAGCGAAGACGAGTCCCGTGGCGGCGAGGGACAGCGCGCCGCCGAGGGAATCGGAGATGGACATGGCGGCGCTGTTGAAACCTTGGTTTTCCGGGGTGGAAAGGGCCAACGTCATCACAGACAGCCTTGGGTACATGAGCCCCATGCCGCCACCAGCCAGGATCCAACCAGCAATGGCCACGGACGCGGGCAGAGCGAACGCTGCGGTCACCAGGGTGGAGATCACGGCAATCAGCACCAGGGCAGCACCGACTTTCACGGCAAGGTCGTCGGCCAGCTTGGCGCCCAACCGCCCTTGGATGGCCGACGCTCCGGCCCACGCCAGCGCGGCACCGGTCAGTGTGAGCCCGGCGAACGTCGGCGTGAACGCGTAGCGCTCCGTCAGCAGGTACGGCAGGTACACCTCGGCCCCGAAGAATGCTGCCGAGGCAAGCCCGCGAACCAGGATCACGCTGGGAAGGCCGCGACGTGCAGTCAACGTTCCGCGCGGCACCAGCGGGCGGACAGCCACCAACGCAATGACAAGGGCGACGACGGCGATCACCCCGCCCACGCCCGGCACCTCCGCGGACAGGTTCAGTCCCAGGACGGCCAAGGCTGCCAGCGCTGCCCATCCCATGCGACCGAAGGCCCAGGGGACGGGTTCGGCAGCGGGTTCGGAGTCCATTCCCCGCACAGCCGGAACCACCATCAGCAATGCCGGAACAACCAG
This genomic window contains:
- a CDS encoding MFS transporter; translated protein: MTSDTSTAGILRRPYLLATVGACALVFLSAFESLAVTTIMPLVSRDLDGASLYALAFAGPLATGVMGMVAAGNWSDRRGPAAPLYSSVALFVAGLLIAGTAGTMEILVLGRLVQGLGGGAMTVALYVLVARVYPPALHPKIFAAFAASWVVPSLVGPFAAGVVAQLSSWHWVFLGVVGLVVPALLMVVPAVRGMDSEPAAEPVPWAFGRMGWAALAALAVLGLNLSAEVPGVGGVIAVVALVIALVAVRPLVPRGTLTARRGLPSVILVRGLASAAFFGAEVYLPYLLTERYAFTPTFAGLTLTGAALAWAGASAIQGRLGAKLADDLAVKVGAALVLIAVISTLVTAAFALPASVAIAGWILAGGGMGLMYPRLSVMTLALSTPENQGFNSAAMSISDSLGGALSLAATGLVFAAFTTTNSFAGVFALTAVIAVVGVLIAPRVAARAAASESDASSAEPELTRHS
- a CDS encoding DUF4031 domain-containing protein; the encoded protein is MAIYVDPPLWPAHGTVFSHLVSDTSLDELHAFAAAAGVPERAFDGDHYDVPERRYDDLVLAGAIPVEARVLVRKLIASGLRIPARERSKALTVPLMERWNSIFPGHEELGLELLERWGEDGRKYHSRTHLLAVLEALDVLTEPALPARTVSLAAWFHDAVYEGVAGKDEEDSALLAEDRLMAAGLAPADVAEVARLVRLTSSHSPEPGDHAGALLCDADLSVLGGDEQAYARYLAAVREDYAYVSDDDFATGRAAVVRHLQSLDPLFHGERAKDLWLDAARRNLAGEMA
- a CDS encoding exo-alpha-sialidase, which gives rise to MTSYLLSSSRPGMPLAVPDIEHVLALRGIGGYRQYRIPALAVSTRGTVLAAYDGRPNLDDLPNPIDLLLRRSYDNGVTWESQQLVRAGSGLHGFGDPSLLVDAETGRIFMFHSAGTHAGFFEAVSGLEPDDDVQHADVSFSDDDGDTWQHRRLTSQLKVRGATGLFAAAGQGIQMHAGPYRGRLVQQFVLLVDGDIMAASAFSDDHGDTWALGDLIGAGPAGIGPNENKVVCLDDGRLLLHSRATPCRLSAESEDGGQTWSPLQAIPDLPDPSDNGSLARFDGLPSVAALATPETSSWLLASNNHDPHLRRNTVLGLSPDNGATWPAKLLLCGGSSAYSTVTRLPDGNIGVLYERQGYREIVFASIPAEQLTKQLSAPPRAVPDASEPAGLVFDMELRSVTPGRPAVWQNAGDFHVIPSNSDGEWDVQTWKEIGQGYAGDQVLGTREAQDLNYGPIVPGYKAGDILAFTGRVRNVGTGTATGVVLLGPHDNPGDFPPADLPPGEHVLYFTPTYTITASDNGHSTLELAFTAEADGGTVRRDRTFSLDLRTGAVSAS
- a CDS encoding multidrug efflux SMR transporter, which encodes MSWIILILSGALEAVWAAALHRSKGFRKPVPTVVFLVSVVASMAGLAIAMQSIPTGTAYAVWVGVGVVLTATYAMVTKVERATTARLLLLAGIGACVVGLKVVA
- a CDS encoding YccF domain-containing protein; protein product: MKTILNVIWLVFGGFWLALGYFAAGIICCVLIVTIPWGIASFRIGAYCLWPFGRMVVEKPGGTGVFALLGNVIWLLVAGIWIAIGHVVTAVAMAITIIGIPLAIANLKLIPVSLMPLGKQIVPTSQPFVSTYR
- a CDS encoding MBL fold metallo-hydrolase, encoding MDSLIHSLRDVTIRSISVSEMNNNVYLLTSKSTGGQLLIDAADDLPAIQQMLEDSAADSSAPTKLVRIATTHQHWDHVRALPELVAVTGATTSAGADDADALPVPVDVRLSHGDVERFDDFEISAVHLRGHTPGSIAFVYQDPDGPAHIFSGDSLFPGGVGNTQKDPARFTSLLNDVSERLFDAYPDETVVHPGHGLPTTLGAERPHLEEWRARGW
- a CDS encoding phosphoribosylanthranilate isomerase encodes the protein MFVKVCGLSTPESVREAVDAGADAVGFVLTTSPREVSPEQVRILLPLVPPGVQAVGVFRHEAAADAVAIARDAGLGWVQLHGHRTANDVKTVHDAGMRLIRAVTMGAARDEFADLGEEVFLIDAAVPGSGESWDYASVREKGLDGREWLLAGGLEPGNVAFAAAVAGAWGVDVSSGVEASRGVKDLAKIRAFVHAAKA
- a CDS encoding aldo/keto reductase, whose translation is MTAVQLGDGLKVSPLGFGGMALTPVYGGIDPQEGLKTLRHAVDAGITFIDTADVYGAGSNEELVGKLLKERRDEIQVATKFGIEGNPADGYTGVRGDAPYVRQAAEASLRRLDTDVIDLYYLHRRDLRVPIVETVEAMAELVREGKVRHLGLSEVTAEELRQANAVHPIAAVQSEWSIWSRDVELNVVPAAKELGVGFVPYSPLGRGFLTGTVSAGDLGENDFRHKIPRFGDEALDANQAVVAAVREVASGLDATPAQVALAWLFTQGQRLGISVVPIPGTRKTHRIDENLGALSLQLGTAQREVLDQAAAAVVGSRSADPNWVSQGREGNPATA
- a CDS encoding HutD family protein, coding for MEIIRFADIHPEPWRNGGGVTRELASHPKAASAQDGAWDWRVSIADVSKAGEFSTFPGMERVITIIEGELLLLTVDGAEHPLEKYRPFRFSGEAASGATLPTGDIRDLNVIARKGAFKGYTSIVEISKKRAHPVFEGQLAILLEGKATVAPGAAVEEESDGDAPAPSAAEPVELSRYDAVVGSDTRSPEISGRGFIAVISIDHVEAHA
- a CDS encoding DEAD/DEAH box helicase, which codes for MTTFAALGTPKPIAESLAADGIEEAFPIQVKTLPDTLAGRDVLGRGRTGSGKTIAFAIPLVARLAEREAKHFRKPGRPMGLVLAPTRELATQINATIEPLAKAMGLNTTVIYGGISQARQEKALRAGVDIVIACPGRLEDLIRQRILTLEAVEVTVLDEADHMADLGFLPVVKKLMDMTPTQGQRLLFSATLDNGVDKLVNRYLSNPLTHSVDDPQAAVTTMEHHVLVVNDQTVKKQLIVELASGAGRRVLFMRTKHHARKLAKTLTDAGIPAVDLHGNLSQNARDRNLAEFSNGDVRVLVATDVAARGVHVDDVELVIHVDPPTEHKAYLHRSGRTARAGSDGTVVTLTLPEQQSDVKKLMKAAGVDVSFERVTANSPLVADLVGDIADKVDPRTRAALLAAKAPQGGGTSTGANAQRKRARRSTQAAPTAGGRGGRGGRGKVGAEPVRTDTNRADRRAAANDDVARSSRGRGKAASTHRNDVPGSQGQNGRSGRPATGQRSASAPRTASTTSTRTGGNKAVWSSATGATSGGSYGSGASGNSGRGGSGAGRPARSGPRRASAPASNERRGR
- a CDS encoding multidrug efflux SMR transporter, whose amino-acid sequence is MTAKTKNTGNGISWAILLASALLEAVWATALGLSNGFTQLMPTVVFTITAVLSMLGLGIAVKRIPLGTAYAVWVGIGAALTVGWAMITGVESASPLKLLFIAGIVGCAAGLKALPADKSVAKAE
- a CDS encoding SRPBCC domain-containing protein codes for the protein MSTEHFTLTMSREFDAPREKVFEAWMEPDKLTQWFGPVEVDAPRDKIIVEPRVGGIWQVVMVWSDENGEQSAPIEAVITELDTPALLVATAKAAPDADHEFEEMRLEFEDLNGRTRMNVTQGPFESEEWVDMTRDGWGTSFDKLDALLA